One stretch of Sphingopyxis sp. 113P3 DNA includes these proteins:
- a CDS encoding DUF5983 family protein translates to MTGGIGNDFEIARSLVLSTAHMHPATARDWMPRCPWSCFEKGDYGWFMDVCDDVGITEAHDVPLEIRSAIHVAKREGCQWIMWDCDGPLVAELREYDWAASLPIAA, encoded by the coding sequence GTGACCGGCGGCATCGGCAACGACTTCGAGATCGCGCGCTCGCTCGTCCTCAGCACGGCCCACATGCACCCCGCGACCGCGCGCGACTGGATGCCCCGGTGCCCCTGGTCGTGCTTCGAAAAGGGCGACTACGGGTGGTTCATGGACGTCTGCGACGACGTCGGCATTACCGAAGCGCATGACGTGCCCCTGGAAATCCGCTCCGCGATCCACGTCGCCAAGCGCGAAGGCTGCCAGTGGATCATGTGGGACTGCGACGGACCTCTTGTCGCGGAGCTCCGCGAATACGATTGGGCGGCGTCGCTGCCGATCGCGGCATGA
- the qatA gene encoding Qat anti-phage system ATPase QatA, giving the protein MILTDNETKVDLLNNEAIAKTIIELLREKPERAVTIGVHGDWGAGKSSILEMIEHALSSDENVLCIKFNGWRFQGFEDAKIALIEGIVTGLIEQRPLLAKAGVAVTDIFRRIDWLKIARHGGGLAFTAFTGIPTADQVGAVVGTLKGIFSDPTKLATQENYDKAIDGVQGLLKPGESKNVPEEIEAFRKAFDDLLKQAGIKQLIVLIDDLDRCLPDTAIETLEAVRLFVFTARTAFIVAADEAMIEYSVRKHFPELPDTTGPRDYARNYLEKLIQIPFRIPALGETETRIYVTLLLIGAELSEDDPAYSALIASARELLKRPWQTAGLDAQTVKAALGDKLPDVQNALTLSDQIGPILANGTQGNPRQIKRFLNTLLLRHQTALARGFGEEVKLPVLAKLMLAERFLSRLFDQIASAAARDPDGRCLDLAALEAAASEEKPAPKTKRGGPKISSTDDLKPTAVPDSKDSAILTEWKAADAIRAWARLSPALAEVDLRPYLFVTKDRKDYFGAASVLGRLAAVVEKLLGPKLAVQAFEGELKQLVPAEAAQVFEELRGRVMGGDTFDTAPPGIDGLAVLVRAHPTLQANLLDLLEAVPADRCGPWPASGWEGVIKDSGALTRFEKLLQGWSTSGSTFLKTTASAALRTRKGGR; this is encoded by the coding sequence ATGATCCTCACCGACAACGAGACAAAGGTCGACCTCCTCAACAATGAGGCGATAGCCAAGACCATTATCGAGCTACTACGGGAAAAGCCCGAGCGAGCTGTGACAATCGGCGTGCACGGCGACTGGGGTGCCGGCAAATCGAGCATCCTCGAGATGATCGAACACGCCCTTAGCTCGGACGAAAATGTTCTTTGCATCAAATTCAACGGATGGCGCTTTCAAGGATTCGAAGACGCCAAAATCGCGTTGATCGAAGGTATCGTCACCGGCCTTATCGAACAACGCCCCTTGCTTGCGAAAGCCGGTGTGGCCGTCACAGACATCTTTCGGAGGATCGATTGGCTCAAGATCGCCCGACACGGGGGCGGACTCGCCTTCACTGCTTTCACTGGCATTCCCACAGCCGATCAAGTCGGCGCGGTAGTCGGCACCTTGAAAGGCATTTTCTCCGATCCGACTAAACTCGCAACCCAGGAGAACTATGACAAAGCGATTGACGGTGTTCAGGGTCTGCTGAAACCTGGCGAGTCGAAGAACGTGCCGGAGGAGATCGAGGCGTTCCGGAAAGCCTTTGATGATCTGCTCAAGCAGGCGGGTATCAAGCAACTGATCGTCCTCATCGACGATCTCGACCGCTGCCTGCCGGATACGGCGATCGAAACGCTCGAAGCCGTCCGCCTGTTCGTTTTCACCGCCCGCACTGCGTTCATCGTCGCGGCTGACGAGGCGATGATCGAATATTCGGTGCGTAAGCATTTTCCCGAACTGCCGGATACGACCGGCCCTCGGGACTATGCGCGCAACTATCTCGAAAAGCTGATCCAGATACCGTTTCGCATTCCGGCTTTGGGAGAGACGGAGACCCGCATCTACGTCACTCTGCTGCTTATCGGCGCCGAGCTGAGCGAGGATGATCCAGCCTACTCGGCGCTGATCGCTTCGGCCCGCGAGTTGCTCAAACGACCCTGGCAGACGGCCGGGCTCGACGCGCAAACGGTTAAGGCCGCGCTGGGCGACAAGCTCCCCGATGTGCAGAACGCCCTCACTTTGAGCGATCAGATCGGTCCGATCCTGGCCAATGGGACTCAGGGCAATCCGCGGCAGATCAAACGCTTCCTGAATACCCTGCTGCTGCGCCATCAGACCGCGCTCGCTCGCGGCTTCGGAGAAGAGGTCAAGCTGCCCGTCTTGGCGAAGCTCATGCTGGCCGAACGGTTCCTCTCCAGATTGTTCGATCAGATCGCCAGCGCCGCCGCCCGCGATCCGGACGGCCGCTGCTTAGATTTGGCAGCGCTTGAAGCCGCTGCGTCAGAGGAAAAGCCAGCCCCCAAAACGAAGCGGGGCGGGCCGAAGATCAGTTCTACCGACGACCTTAAGCCAACCGCCGTGCCGGACTCGAAGGACAGCGCCATTCTGACCGAATGGAAGGCGGCGGACGCTATACGGGCTTGGGCGCGGCTGTCACCGGCCTTGGCCGAAGTCGACCTGCGCCCCTATCTGTTCGTGACCAAGGATCGAAAGGACTACTTCGGCGCGGCTTCCGTCCTTGGGCGTCTCGCTGCGGTGGTCGAAAAGCTGCTCGGGCCGAAACTGGCCGTCCAGGCGTTTGAAGGCGAACTCAAGCAGCTCGTGCCGGCCGAGGCCGCCCAAGTCTTCGAGGAACTGCGTGGGCGCGTCATGGGCGGCGATACCTTCGACACCGCGCCTCCTGGAATAGATGGGCTTGCCGTCCTGGTTCGCGCTCATCCCACATTACAGGCGAATCTTCTCGACTTGCTTGAGGCCGTGCCAGCCGATCGGTGCGGGCCGTGGCCCGCCTCAGGTTGGGAGGGTGTTATCAAGGATTCCGGTGCTCTGACGCGCTTCGAGAAGTTGCTCCAAGGATGGTCCACTTCCGGTTCGACCTTCTTGAAGACGACGGCGAGCGCGGCGCTCCGCACGCGCAAGGGGGGGCGCTGA
- a CDS encoding helix-turn-helix domain-containing protein yields the protein MDPYLDILGRRIRERRKKLGMSQEGLAHESGLDRSYVGRIERGEHNLTFVSLVRLCRAMRCDVASLTGGLPSSK from the coding sequence GTGGACCCGTATCTCGACATCCTCGGCAGGCGCATCCGAGAGAGGCGAAAGAAGCTCGGCATGTCGCAAGAGGGGTTGGCCCACGAGTCCGGGCTCGACCGAAGTTACGTAGGGCGAATCGAGCGCGGCGAACACAATCTGACATTCGTGTCGCTGGTCAGGCTTTGCCGGGCCATGCGATGCGACGTGGCTTCCCTGACTGGAGGCCTGCCGAGTAGCAAATGA
- a CDS encoding AAA family ATPase — protein MSVISVSNSKGGAGKTTLAMILADQLVENGLSVAVIDADPNGIITKWAAKRAEAGRELPYSVTSQPKEAAMIETIAQLANENDMVIIDLEGTASRMMSRALIRSHLVLVPFNQSPVDAELAAAAVSLIQEEEEAVERKIPFRLVRSRDSAAFATKTSKRITSAIEQAGLPMLPIGVVERAAYRDIYEFGLRLSELDPSQTSGVPKAIENAQGLAQAVVDSLKEDHRR, from the coding sequence ATGTCGGTGATCTCGGTCAGCAACTCGAAGGGCGGTGCGGGGAAAACAACCCTGGCAATGATCCTTGCCGATCAATTGGTCGAAAATGGGCTCAGCGTTGCGGTGATCGACGCCGATCCCAACGGAATCATCACAAAGTGGGCGGCTAAGCGTGCCGAAGCGGGGCGTGAATTGCCCTATTCTGTTACGTCTCAACCAAAGGAAGCCGCGATGATCGAGACGATCGCGCAGCTCGCCAACGAGAATGACATGGTCATCATCGATCTCGAGGGCACGGCGTCCCGGATGATGTCGCGCGCGTTGATCCGATCGCACCTGGTGCTGGTTCCGTTCAATCAATCGCCAGTCGATGCCGAACTGGCCGCTGCCGCTGTGTCCCTCATTCAGGAGGAGGAAGAGGCGGTGGAGCGCAAGATCCCGTTCCGGTTGGTACGAAGCCGCGACAGCGCCGCCTTCGCCACGAAGACGTCGAAGCGCATCACCAGCGCGATCGAGCAAGCCGGTCTGCCGATGCTTCCGATCGGCGTGGTCGAGCGTGCGGCGTACCGCGACATTTATGAATTCGGTCTTCGGTTGAGCGAGCTCGATCCATCGCAAACCTCGGGTGTGCCCAAGGCCATCGAGAACGCACAGGGCCTAGCGCAGGCCGTTGTCGATAGCCTGAAGGAGGATCACCGCCGATGA
- the qatB gene encoding Qat anti-phage system associated protein QatB, with translation MGTSSAYGGAGGGTPLIPSWLQGDGDGGAGAAADAGDGDGVQPPSPAEKPPAVPHAPAPRPAAPAGASDRFTSARTNFTRFAGSGGSDRRSLGRAVSQYVSKSAGGSRQAAQRMGSSRGAGAGLVRFLNDASANGVREALRTLNLESLAGRPIEEVFAGLADYICPEGGSIDEGIARDAFVETIADLAGAGITDIDALTPGQIQTVFELYATHAIEARICNDIGTKVVTLPADPRAAERVQAQLRDFIQRGVSDAINAASVNVQSLTSDAVLGFVTDVYQSAFDVLQTMGDGEAAK, from the coding sequence ATGGGCACGTCGAGCGCCTACGGCGGTGCAGGCGGTGGCACACCGCTCATTCCGAGCTGGTTACAGGGCGATGGCGATGGTGGTGCCGGTGCTGCCGCAGACGCGGGTGATGGCGACGGGGTACAGCCCCCGTCTCCCGCCGAAAAACCCCCAGCAGTTCCCCACGCGCCAGCGCCCCGTCCGGCCGCGCCGGCAGGAGCATCGGATCGGTTCACATCCGCGCGAACCAATTTCACGCGCTTCGCAGGCTCGGGCGGCAGCGACCGCAGGAGTCTCGGTCGCGCGGTCTCGCAATATGTGTCGAAGTCGGCGGGCGGCTCGCGTCAGGCTGCGCAGCGCATGGGTTCATCGCGGGGCGCAGGCGCCGGGCTCGTCAGATTTCTTAACGACGCCAGCGCCAATGGCGTTCGTGAAGCCCTACGGACGCTCAACCTCGAAAGCCTAGCCGGGCGGCCGATCGAGGAAGTATTCGCGGGACTCGCCGACTACATTTGCCCCGAAGGCGGCTCGATCGACGAAGGTATCGCGCGCGACGCCTTCGTTGAGACAATCGCCGATCTTGCCGGTGCCGGTATTACCGACATCGACGCGCTGACACCGGGTCAGATTCAGACCGTCTTCGAGTTGTATGCGACGCACGCTATCGAGGCGCGCATCTGCAACGACATCGGCACCAAGGTTGTGACCTTGCCTGCCGATCCGCGCGCGGCCGAGAGGGTTCAGGCGCAACTGCGTGATTTCATCCAACGTGGCGTCAGCGACGCGATCAACGCCGCGAGCGTCAACGTCCAATCACTGACCTCCGACGCGGTGCTGGGCTTTGTCACCGACGTCTATCAATCCGCTTTCGACGTGTTGCAGACGATGGGCGATGGGGAGGCAGCGAAATGA
- a CDS encoding helix-turn-helix domain-containing protein, whose translation MTDPAGTYRELAERYGLDIETIGGGAQMLSRYFASGTGVHVTCLDGGGLPASDNWHIGVHPANWDGDGGSLLFERRSDDGGARSFPDTIDAALWTAEYGRRSIGALTEEYAAFLKEEGLPELSADELLHEDLKPNQRRYVSAFLVRWSDAESEAQDTIALATYNIATGGRITMSRRDIPIKDGERRAVRAVVGYDRPLETFFAQVFETDADGEEDAFLWQADIDENLNWRFTLKLPPTPAQKLAESKDLLAAGLNLKQVAQACGYSTGGNFVAAFHKLYGLAPRAWLEEKGYRLSEDDKLREAERLIREGYSRNLETIALAAGYVSRVAMKGAFYRVHGMSAGAWRKKIIDE comes from the coding sequence ATGACTGACCCTGCAGGAACCTACCGCGAACTCGCCGAACGCTACGGGCTCGACATCGAGACCATCGGCGGCGGCGCGCAGATGCTCTCCCGCTACTTCGCCAGCGGAACCGGCGTTCACGTCACCTGCCTCGATGGCGGCGGACTTCCGGCGAGCGACAACTGGCATATCGGGGTCCACCCCGCCAACTGGGATGGTGACGGCGGCAGTCTCCTGTTCGAGCGCCGCTCTGACGACGGCGGCGCGCGGTCCTTCCCTGACACGATCGACGCTGCCCTGTGGACGGCGGAATACGGTCGACGTTCGATCGGCGCACTCACGGAGGAATATGCGGCATTCCTCAAGGAGGAAGGCTTGCCCGAGCTGTCCGCCGACGAACTGCTCCACGAAGACCTGAAGCCCAATCAGCGCCGCTATGTCAGCGCGTTTCTGGTCCGCTGGTCGGATGCCGAAAGCGAAGCACAAGACACGATCGCGCTGGCGACGTACAACATTGCCACAGGAGGGCGGATTACCATGAGCCGACGCGACATCCCGATCAAAGACGGCGAGCGCCGTGCCGTGCGCGCCGTCGTCGGTTACGACCGCCCGCTCGAAACATTCTTCGCCCAAGTGTTCGAAACTGATGCCGACGGCGAGGAAGACGCTTTCCTCTGGCAGGCCGACATTGACGAAAATCTGAACTGGCGTTTCACGCTCAAACTGCCGCCGACGCCAGCGCAGAAACTGGCTGAGAGCAAGGACCTCTTAGCCGCTGGTCTTAACCTCAAACAGGTCGCCCAAGCCTGCGGCTACTCAACCGGCGGAAACTTCGTTGCAGCGTTCCATAAGCTCTATGGGTTGGCTCCTCGTGCTTGGCTAGAGGAAAAGGGCTATCGGTTGTCCGAGGATGATAAGCTTCGGGAGGCCGAGCGCCTCATTCGCGAAGGCTACTCGCGCAATCTAGAGACAATTGCCCTCGCCGCGGGATACGTAAGTCGAGTAGCGATGAAGGGCGCGTTCTACCGGGTTCACGGGATGAGTGCAGGTGCGTGGAGGAAAAAGATCATTGATGAGTGA
- a CDS encoding DNA cytosine methyltransferase produces the protein MVPFTSSPTIVRDIRHAHLFCGIGGGAIGFQKARVRVGPMQGRFVCAGGIDVDPGAIRNFERITGTPGTVLDLFDREQYRAFHGAEPPSDWREAAPADIRRIFGENVDVLFQSSPCKGFSGLLSAKQSKTDKYQALNRLALRGVWLTLEAYQDDPIPIILFENVPRILNRGRWLLDQITALFRCYGYSVNIDVHDCGIIGNLAQSRKRALLIARHTKKIPPFVYQPRHHRLRGVGEVIGKLPLPGDPIAGPMHRIPALQWKTWLRLALVPAGKDWRALNDLAVVDGQLRDYGIVPEAHLRDNALGVNAWTDSAPVITGQRAPGQGRFAVADPRPGEAWHNEALGVRTWADSSRVVAGASRPHNGAHSVADPRPGYGAGTHQNILAVADFVRPAKAVTGARHPAGGALSVADPRPNYGPATHRHVLGVNTWSGEPTGTVTGDPKPSTGAFSVADPRVNGHARSVQLGVRPWDKPAACVKGDVSVGTGPYAVSDPRLIGDRPRYNNVFRIVPFDTPSPAVAGPGGAAGGIAVADPGGATSETYSSRKYKVTPFSESSRAVIGASSTGEGAFAVADPRPSWGNQRHRNILRVTPYSDPSGTIAGGHSVTGGQPCVADERREHYQTGGHYGVVDWKQSSYSVSGSACHDNGFNSVADPRPTDIEAERFELPAANDRLVCRIIATDGTWHRPFTTLDLAALQALFDPEEIFTAVQGEQGIEWHCREAFDLIDGSDVTKREWIGNMVPGAAATGMAETIGETILLAEQGETFFLSTREIWVKPGAMALAIDNDQSAFRLDALG, from the coding sequence ATGGTTCCCTTCACTTCCTCGCCGACGATCGTCCGCGACATCCGCCACGCCCACCTATTCTGCGGGATCGGTGGCGGGGCCATCGGCTTCCAGAAGGCGAGGGTGCGCGTCGGCCCGATGCAGGGTCGATTCGTCTGCGCCGGCGGAATCGACGTCGACCCCGGTGCCATCCGCAATTTCGAGCGGATCACCGGCACTCCGGGCACCGTCCTCGATCTGTTCGATCGCGAGCAGTATCGCGCCTTCCACGGCGCCGAACCCCCGTCGGACTGGCGCGAGGCCGCGCCGGCAGACATTCGGCGAATCTTCGGCGAAAACGTCGACGTCCTCTTCCAGTCCAGCCCATGCAAGGGCTTCTCTGGCCTCCTGTCCGCCAAGCAGTCGAAAACGGACAAGTACCAAGCGCTGAACCGCCTCGCGCTGCGCGGTGTCTGGCTGACGCTCGAGGCATATCAGGATGACCCCATTCCGATCATCCTGTTCGAGAACGTGCCGCGCATCCTCAATCGCGGCCGCTGGCTCCTTGACCAGATAACCGCGCTGTTCCGCTGCTACGGTTACAGCGTCAACATCGATGTTCACGACTGCGGCATCATCGGAAATCTGGCGCAGAGCCGCAAACGTGCGCTGTTGATCGCCCGCCACACGAAGAAGATCCCGCCGTTCGTCTATCAGCCCCGCCACCATCGCCTTCGCGGCGTCGGCGAAGTGATCGGCAAGCTCCCGCTGCCGGGTGACCCGATCGCGGGGCCTATGCACCGCATCCCGGCGCTGCAGTGGAAGACCTGGCTACGCCTCGCGCTTGTGCCGGCAGGAAAAGACTGGCGCGCGCTCAACGATCTCGCCGTCGTCGACGGCCAGCTGCGCGATTACGGGATCGTGCCCGAAGCCCACCTGCGGGACAACGCCCTTGGCGTAAACGCTTGGACCGACAGCGCGCCCGTCATCACCGGGCAGCGTGCTCCGGGGCAGGGCCGATTTGCCGTCGCGGATCCCCGCCCCGGGGAGGCCTGGCACAACGAGGCCCTAGGGGTTCGGACGTGGGCGGACAGCAGCCGTGTCGTCGCCGGCGCGAGCCGCCCGCACAACGGAGCGCACAGCGTTGCCGACCCCCGACCGGGTTACGGCGCGGGCACCCACCAGAACATTCTGGCTGTCGCCGACTTCGTCCGACCGGCCAAGGCCGTCACGGGTGCTCGTCACCCAGCAGGGGGAGCGCTCTCGGTTGCCGACCCGCGGCCGAATTACGGACCCGCGACGCATCGCCACGTCCTCGGCGTCAACACCTGGTCGGGCGAGCCGACCGGCACGGTAACCGGCGATCCGAAACCCAGCACCGGCGCCTTCTCGGTCGCGGACCCTCGCGTGAATGGCCATGCCCGCAGCGTCCAGCTCGGCGTGCGCCCTTGGGACAAGCCCGCGGCCTGCGTCAAAGGCGACGTCAGCGTCGGAACCGGCCCCTATGCAGTCAGCGACCCGCGTCTGATCGGCGACCGCCCCCGGTATAACAACGTATTCCGCATCGTGCCGTTCGACACCCCGTCACCAGCGGTAGCCGGACCGGGCGGGGCAGCGGGCGGGATTGCTGTCGCGGATCCGGGCGGCGCTACTAGCGAGACCTACAGCAGCCGGAAATACAAGGTTACGCCGTTCTCGGAGAGCAGCCGCGCCGTGATCGGCGCGAGCTCGACGGGCGAGGGTGCCTTCGCCGTCGCCGATCCCCGCCCCAGCTGGGGAAACCAGCGGCATCGCAACATCCTGCGAGTCACACCCTACAGCGACCCGTCGGGAACCATCGCGGGCGGCCACAGCGTCACCGGAGGGCAACCGTGCGTCGCCGACGAACGCCGCGAGCACTACCAGACCGGCGGGCATTACGGTGTCGTCGACTGGAAACAGTCCTCGTACTCCGTGAGCGGATCGGCCTGCCACGACAACGGCTTCAATTCGGTGGCGGACCCGCGCCCGACGGATATCGAGGCCGAGCGCTTCGAGTTGCCCGCCGCCAACGACCGCCTCGTCTGCCGGATCATCGCGACCGACGGCACATGGCATCGGCCGTTCACGACACTCGATCTTGCCGCGCTGCAGGCGCTGTTCGACCCCGAGGAGATCTTCACCGCAGTCCAGGGCGAGCAGGGCATCGAATGGCACTGCCGGGAAGCGTTCGACCTCATCGACGGAAGCGACGTCACCAAGCGCGAATGGATCGGAAACATGGTCCCCGGCGCAGCCGCCACCGGAATGGCCGAGACGATCGGTGAGACGATCCTCCTGGCCGAGCAGGGGGAGACCTTCTTCCTCAGCACCCGGGAGATCTGGGTCAAACCCGGCGCGATGGCTCTGGCGATCGACAACGACCAGTCCGCCTTTCGGCTCGACGCCCTGGGATGA
- a CDS encoding DUF7007 domain-containing protein: MHKFQSVPAPVATLWGSPQQSEQILPGVWEVHTASHGGIVLSEERQAAMPAALRLADPFYEEDVDWCLAIVAFEAEYRASGRRCAALLADNARSSLRAWHPDRFTAYTGEAVPEDASPVLQRRAAYTALIGEFVVTSASGDWADWVPKGKVGVVARRVTGVDALGFARYANGETIQGLVDKDAYNSSAINGFDAIGAVRIDGDAPATKEVAL; this comes from the coding sequence ATGCACAAGTTTCAATCCGTTCCAGCGCCTGTCGCGACCCTGTGGGGCTCCCCCCAACAGTCCGAGCAGATCCTTCCGGGAGTGTGGGAGGTTCACACCGCCAGCCATGGCGGCATCGTCCTGTCGGAAGAGCGCCAGGCCGCGATGCCTGCTGCGCTGCGACTGGCGGACCCGTTCTACGAAGAGGACGTGGACTGGTGCCTCGCCATCGTTGCTTTCGAAGCTGAATACCGCGCGTCGGGACGTCGATGCGCAGCGCTTCTCGCTGACAATGCGCGATCGAGCCTCCGCGCGTGGCATCCCGACCGGTTCACCGCCTATACCGGCGAAGCGGTACCGGAAGATGCGAGCCCGGTCCTGCAACGACGCGCCGCCTACACCGCGCTGATCGGTGAATTCGTCGTCACAAGCGCCAGCGGCGATTGGGCCGACTGGGTTCCGAAGGGCAAGGTCGGGGTTGTCGCTCGCCGCGTGACCGGCGTCGATGCGCTCGGTTTCGCCCGCTACGCCAACGGAGAGACGATCCAGGGCCTCGTCGACAAGGACGCCTACAACAGTTCGGCGATCAACGGGTTCGACGCGATCGGCGCTGTGCGCATCGATGGCGATGCCCCTGCGACCAAGGAAGTCGCGCTGTGA
- a CDS encoding DUF6927 domain-containing protein: protein MGWLSMPLSSMHPHSTPKAYLDAQLTYERVIDEPAEAEGEGGPLPSRKGLRVIASSCLRNKVYYAAVAPTTDGVDGPVFAVVCLVRWNPRAKDGYVFAYKDMDETAGPNEAECPERILALLSPTQNHSALQWRRRCIRNLARPTAKLEDGMRIRFASPIKFTDGYEGQEFFVRKRGRKTALAISEHGSARYRVTNMARMAFSVVPQTKVHRTVF from the coding sequence ATGGGATGGCTATCCATGCCCCTGTCGAGCATGCACCCGCATTCGACCCCCAAGGCCTATCTCGATGCGCAGCTAACTTACGAGCGCGTGATCGACGAACCGGCCGAGGCCGAAGGGGAGGGCGGTCCGCTTCCAAGCCGGAAGGGCCTGCGCGTCATCGCGTCGTCGTGCTTGCGCAACAAGGTCTATTACGCCGCGGTGGCACCGACGACCGACGGCGTCGATGGGCCGGTGTTCGCGGTCGTGTGCCTCGTGCGCTGGAATCCGCGCGCCAAGGACGGCTATGTTTTCGCGTACAAGGACATGGACGAGACCGCCGGGCCGAACGAGGCTGAATGCCCGGAGCGTATCCTGGCGCTCCTCTCGCCCACCCAGAACCATTCCGCCCTGCAATGGCGCCGGCGCTGCATCCGCAATCTCGCGCGGCCGACGGCGAAACTCGAGGACGGCATGCGAATACGCTTCGCTTCGCCGATCAAGTTTACCGACGGCTACGAAGGACAGGAGTTCTTTGTCCGGAAGCGCGGGCGCAAGACGGCGCTGGCGATCAGCGAACATGGCTCGGCCCGCTACCGGGTCACAAACATGGCGCGCATGGCCTTTTCGGTCGTGCCGCAAACGAAGGTCCACCGGACGGTATTCTGA
- a CDS encoding DUF3768 domain-containing protein, with protein MISETLTRAEQIARLNDRARQGLDRTALVNFTRACLAEFCSDDTPSGLLAQAEMMKAMRQHAFVNDAHGERDFGQMTFHDTPVWFKIDYYDIDLEYGSEDPADASITRRVITIMLPSDY; from the coding sequence ATGATCAGCGAAACACTCACTCGCGCCGAACAGATCGCACGCCTTAACGACCGCGCGCGCCAAGGTCTCGATCGAACCGCACTCGTCAACTTCACCCGGGCATGCCTTGCTGAGTTCTGCTCGGACGACACGCCGAGCGGGCTGCTCGCCCAGGCCGAGATGATGAAAGCCATGCGTCAGCACGCTTTCGTCAACGATGCCCATGGCGAGCGCGACTTCGGGCAGATGACGTTCCACGACACGCCCGTGTGGTTCAAGATCGATTATTACGACATCGATCTCGAATACGGCAGCGAGGATCCCGCTGATGCCAGCATCACGCGCCGGGTCATCACCATCATGCTTCCGAGCGACTACTGA
- the qatC gene encoding Qat anti-phage system QueC-like protein QatC, translating into MRRHVIIGRFGEDDKTRVPKARDEVASTLQLVAGKRLDHGIGRALADLRALHLTPSEIGADMLVVAAHVHAADTRIARATESQDAWTREIRLVIPVSDPARWTAAGPILVRALNFLTGDRWDVGFRKRTKGYAKLVPAAVPTLIPAPFDGVSLFSGGLDSLIGAIDSLNAGETPLLVSHAGEGLVSKSQEQCFEGLKSAYKWLAFDRLRVWMSFDRELVEDVGSEDTTRGRSFLFFSLGVAAGTAIGPNFVLKVPENGLIALNVPLDPLRLGALSTRTTHPFYIARWNDLLRALGIGGKVENPYWDKTKGEMAAQCANPALLKQLAPLSLSCSSPTKGRWKKKPQGHCGYCLPCLIRRASLRGKDSTAYGVPDLKAATLDTRQAEGQQVRSFQIAVARLSKRPELAKALIHKPGPLYDDPSRHDDLADVYRRGLEEVGRLLAGVRAAPS; encoded by the coding sequence ATGAGGCGTCATGTCATCATCGGCCGTTTCGGCGAGGACGATAAGACCCGTGTTCCCAAGGCGCGCGATGAGGTTGCATCGACCTTGCAGTTGGTGGCGGGCAAGCGCCTCGATCATGGGATCGGCCGCGCATTGGCCGACCTTAGGGCCCTGCACCTGACGCCGAGCGAGATCGGTGCAGACATGCTTGTGGTCGCGGCCCACGTTCACGCAGCGGACACCCGCATCGCGCGCGCTACGGAATCGCAAGACGCCTGGACGCGGGAGATTCGGCTGGTCATTCCAGTCAGCGATCCGGCGCGATGGACAGCCGCAGGACCCATCCTGGTCCGCGCCCTAAACTTCTTGACCGGCGACAGATGGGATGTGGGCTTCCGCAAACGGACCAAGGGCTATGCGAAACTGGTTCCCGCTGCGGTACCGACCCTTATTCCCGCCCCATTCGATGGCGTGAGCCTGTTCTCCGGTGGTTTAGACAGCCTGATCGGCGCGATCGATAGCTTGAATGCTGGCGAGACGCCGCTGCTGGTCAGCCACGCCGGCGAAGGGTTGGTAAGCAAATCGCAGGAGCAGTGCTTCGAAGGATTGAAATCCGCCTACAAATGGTTGGCCTTCGACCGACTGCGGGTCTGGATGAGCTTTGATCGCGAACTGGTCGAGGATGTCGGATCGGAGGACACCACGCGGGGCCGCTCGTTCCTGTTCTTCTCCCTGGGTGTAGCCGCCGGCACGGCAATCGGGCCCAACTTCGTGCTCAAGGTTCCGGAGAACGGCTTGATCGCGCTCAATGTGCCGCTCGATCCGCTTCGGCTCGGCGCACTCAGCACCCGGACGACGCATCCGTTTTACATTGCCCGCTGGAACGACTTGCTGAGGGCGCTGGGCATCGGAGGGAAGGTGGAAAATCCCTATTGGGATAAGACGAAAGGAGAGATGGCCGCACAATGCGCCAATCCCGCCTTGCTGAAACAGCTCGCCCCGCTGTCGCTATCGTGTTCATCCCCAACGAAGGGGCGTTGGAAGAAGAAGCCGCAGGGGCACTGCGGATATTGCCTGCCTTGCCTCATCCGACGGGCTTCTCTGCGAGGCAAGGATTCGACAGCTTACGGCGTGCCCGACCTGAAGGCTGCCACCCTGGACACTAGGCAGGCGGAAGGTCAGCAGGTCCGTTCCTTCCAGATCGCGGTCGCGCGGCTATCAAAGCGCCCAGAGTTAGCCAAAGCCCTAATCCACAAGCCGGGGCCACTTTACGACGATCCATCCCGCCACGATGACCTGGCCGATGTCTATCGCCGCGGATTGGAGGAGGTTGGGCGCTTGCTGGCTGGCGTTCGCGCCGCACCATCGTAA